The DNA sequence GGCCAACCAGCGGTACACGTACTGGCCAACTCCCGCGAGCTCCAGCCACCCCTTGGGGAAGAACTCCATCACGCTGCTGTTCTTGTCCATGAAGAACATGTTGGTCAGCTGGGCTCCGTGTGGCGTCGCCAGGATGTCTGTTCCGCTCATCAGCTTCACCTGGATCGATCAAGACAATGATAGCTGAAGCTGTTCTCTAGTTAACGCGATAACCGGAAGATGCGAGAGAACAGATGCCAACCTGATCGCAGAAGGTTAGATTGTTTGGGTGGGCAACCTTGAGCCTGCAACCTTCCACCTTCCTGCATTCCCTCCGAAAGATGTGGATCACGGCGTCGTCATCCTTGAACGACCTCGCACCCACCCTCAGTAGCAGCGTGAGCCTTATGGCCTTGAGATCATCTTCTTCCCTGGTGATGTTACAGTAAGCTCGAGCATTGCACCTCAGCAAGTCGTAGAGCTTCTCCTTCCTCTCCCTACCCATGGTTCCTTGGTTATGGCGGAACACCACCGCCTGCTCGAAGCAACTCGGTCCCTCGTCGCTCTTGCGGAACTGCTCGATCTCCATGCTCGGACCGAAGGTGGCCTCCATCAAGGTCCGAATCCACGGGCTCGTTAGGTTTCTTCTTATCTCCCCTTGCTGGTACAGCACCCACCTGGCCGGCATGACGCAGGCCTTCCTCTCGTGCCATGCTACGAAGGGCGCCAACGCTGATATCCCATGGAATATGTTATCGTAGCTGTAGTAGGTGTCCGACACGAAGGTCAGCCCTGAAAGCAGCTTGGCGTTCGGCGGAAGAGCCTCCGATGGTGCCAAAGCATACGAATTCATGGTGCCGTTGGAAGCGCTACCACCACCCAAGCACAGCAGCTTGCCGTCCATCTCCTTCGATGGGAAGTAGAGGTATTCAGCCTCGCCTTTCTCCTTGGTGTCATTTACGGAGCTCATGAACCAAGTGTTGCCTACCATGGCGGTCTCGGCGAATCGAAGGTCCTTGAGGGGGAGGAACGTGACGTTGCCCCGTGGCTCGTCTGTCGACCTCTGACTCAGCTCGAGCTCGCCGATTAGGTTATGAACATGGTGAGCCAGCAGTGGCCATGCGGAGTAGGAGGAGGGGAACGTGAAGGGAGCCGTCGATGTTCTGATCACAGTCTGGATCTGGAGAAGGGTGAGGAAGACGCAGAAGAGGGTGATGAGTAGGTTGATGTAGAATCTGTATGAGTGGTTACAGGAGCGAGGGAAGGTCCTTTGCTTGGAGAAAGATCTGCGGAGGACGTGATCATGAGATGAAGGAGAAGGCATCATGGACGAGCAGAGTTCTCCCCAAATACTAGAACGTACAGAATGGAGACCAAAGATGCAGATTTACCTCTCTCTATATATGGTGTGAGCAACGACGGATTCGGGGTTGACATCGCTCGTCTCTTTAAGATTCCGTCTTGGATTGTGTGGCCACTGCTGACTTGTAAT is a window from the Musa acuminata AAA Group cultivar baxijiao chromosome BXJ2-1, Cavendish_Baxijiao_AAA, whole genome shotgun sequence genome containing:
- the LOC103991640 gene encoding uncharacterized protein LOC103991640: MMPSPSSHDHVLRRSFSKQRTFPRSCNHSYRFYINLLITLFCVFLTLLQIQTVIRTSTAPFTFPSSYSAWPLLAHHVHNLIGELELSQRSTDEPRGNVTFLPLKDLRFAETAMVGNTWFMSSVNDTKEKGEAEYLYFPSKEMDGKLLCLGGGSASNGTMNSYALAPSEALPPNAKLLSGLTFVSDTYYSYDNIFHGISALAPFVAWHERKACVMPARWVLYQQGEIRRNLTSPWIRTLMEATFGPSMEIEQFRKSDEGPSCFEQAVVFRHNQGTMGRERKEKLYDLLRCNARAYCNITREEDDLKAIRLTLLLRVGARSFKDDDAVIHIFRRECRKVEGCRLKVAHPNNLTFCDQVKLMSGTDILATPHGAQLTNMFFMDKNSSVMEFFPKGWLELAGVGQYVYRWLADWSGMRHQGAWNDPHGEPCPPGLTTSCFSFLKNQQLGHDEAFFSNWTARVLGETRRYKLQKPSTEAAQEREVHCKCG